From Methylopila sp. M107, a single genomic window includes:
- a CDS encoding site-specific integrase: protein MKPPGRHPQNALTAVAVRAQKAAGRYADGDGLYLVVDPSGAKRWLLRTMVQGRRRDLGLGGVSWISLAEARERAKAFRKIAREGGDPLAERARARASEITFRQAAKQVHEGLKPSWKNAKHGQQWINTLEAYVFPYFGDTRIDLVGTPEVLRALSPIWLTKSETARRVRQRIGQVLDWAKSAGHRQGDNPVDTVAKGLPRQTDRAEHHRAVAYADAAAFVKLLQNADGNELTRLAFEFLVLTATRTSEVLKATWSEIDETSVLWTIPKGRMKAGVEHRVPLSQRAVAILKRARKLAPEGDLVFPGRRGRPLSNMAFAMTMRRIKVDATPHGFRSTFRDWASEMTAFPHEVAEMALAHTVSNKVEAAYRRSDLLQKRRELMEAWGVYLDAS, encoded by the coding sequence ATGAAGCCCCCTGGACGTCATCCGCAGAATGCACTGACGGCCGTCGCTGTTCGAGCTCAGAAAGCGGCGGGCCGGTACGCCGACGGTGATGGGCTGTATCTCGTTGTCGATCCATCGGGCGCCAAGCGCTGGTTGCTCAGGACGATGGTGCAGGGCCGGCGGCGGGACCTCGGCTTGGGCGGTGTCAGTTGGATCAGCCTTGCCGAAGCCCGCGAGCGAGCTAAGGCCTTTCGCAAGATAGCCCGTGAGGGTGGTGACCCGCTGGCGGAGCGCGCAAGAGCACGGGCGTCAGAGATCACGTTCCGGCAGGCGGCCAAGCAGGTCCATGAGGGGCTGAAGCCTAGCTGGAAGAACGCCAAACACGGTCAACAGTGGATCAACACCCTAGAGGCCTACGTCTTTCCTTACTTTGGCGATACCCGCATCGATCTCGTCGGCACACCGGAGGTGCTGCGGGCCCTATCGCCGATCTGGCTGACCAAGTCGGAGACGGCCCGGCGGGTGAGGCAACGGATCGGGCAGGTGCTGGATTGGGCGAAATCGGCTGGTCATCGGCAGGGCGACAACCCAGTGGACACAGTGGCGAAGGGGCTTCCGCGGCAGACGGATCGCGCCGAGCACCATAGGGCCGTGGCCTACGCGGACGCCGCAGCTTTTGTGAAGCTTCTTCAAAACGCGGATGGAAATGAGCTTACGCGGTTAGCGTTCGAGTTTTTGGTTCTCACTGCCACCCGAACCAGCGAGGTGCTGAAGGCGACGTGGTCTGAAATCGATGAGACGTCCGTGCTTTGGACGATCCCCAAGGGAAGGATGAAGGCCGGGGTCGAGCATCGGGTTCCGCTCAGCCAGCGCGCCGTCGCGATCTTGAAACGTGCTCGCAAATTGGCGCCGGAAGGCGATCTTGTGTTTCCAGGGCGACGAGGTCGACCCTTGTCCAATATGGCTTTCGCGATGACGATGCGGCGTATCAAAGTTGACGCCACACCGCACGGTTTTCGGTCCACCTTCCGAGATTGGGCCAGTGAGATGACAGCGTTTCCCCACGAAGTGGCCGAGATGGCGCTTGCTCATACAGTGTCAAACAAGGTTGAGGCTGCCTATCGACGAAGCGATCTGCTTCAAAAGCGTCGCGAACTGATGGAAGCGTGGGGCGTATATCTCGATGCCTCATAG
- a CDS encoding AlpA family phage regulatory protein: MDKQRPSEDTYLRLPDILAPNGPLPLSKSSWWAGVKSGRYPKPVKLGPRITAWSRSSIDELLADLERRK, from the coding sequence ATGGACAAGCAACGACCTTCCGAAGACACTTATCTTCGACTTCCGGACATCTTGGCCCCAAACGGCCCATTGCCGCTCTCTAAGAGCAGCTGGTGGGCAGGTGTCAAGTCAGGCCGCTATCCGAAGCCGGTAAAACTTGGTCCGCGCATCACGGCGTGGTCACGGAGTTCTATCGACGAGCTGCTGGCCGACCTCGAGCGGCGGAAGTGA
- a CDS encoding glycosyltransferase, producing MSEVRANQAADADPLEPIERERSDFVRNMVQRRERTPINPIRGSSPTPKRIVQFWDDLQRLPEDVENCMNSWRQLEQQGFTLEVFDKISAGDFIRSRLGSRYEDAFNECYHPSMMSDYFRYSYVLVEGGFYIDADDVYHGTPIEHLFRDGRLKLQPFCYDIATAKMVAPSIFTEPGSNQAGWIFYFNTTPLIAARNHPIVERALINATVSLEAEKANGLPEVQATTGPGNLTRSVFEVIREGCPLEAVMVAHDWEQTSTSQWPLSYRNDSRNWRLSNQRAYRATPVAGPR from the coding sequence ATGAGTGAAGTGAGGGCCAATCAAGCTGCTGACGCCGATCCACTCGAGCCGATAGAACGTGAGCGTTCTGATTTCGTGCGGAACATGGTGCAGCGGCGTGAGCGCACCCCGATAAATCCGATAAGGGGGTCTAGCCCGACGCCAAAGCGTATCGTGCAATTCTGGGACGATCTGCAGCGTCTACCTGAAGATGTCGAGAATTGCATGAATTCTTGGAGACAATTAGAACAGCAAGGTTTCACGCTGGAGGTTTTCGATAAGATTTCAGCTGGCGATTTTATTCGAAGTCGATTAGGGTCTCGTTATGAAGACGCGTTTAATGAGTGCTACCATCCGTCGATGATGTCGGACTATTTTCGTTATTCGTATGTTTTGGTGGAAGGTGGTTTTTATATAGATGCCGACGATGTCTACCACGGCACGCCAATCGAGCATCTTTTTAGAGATGGCCGGTTAAAGCTTCAACCGTTTTGCTACGACATCGCAACAGCCAAAATGGTGGCACCATCAATATTTACAGAACCTGGATCAAACCAAGCAGGTTGGATATTTTATTTCAATACAACACCTCTGATAGCGGCTCGCAATCATCCCATTGTTGAAAGAGCGTTGATAAACGCCACGGTTTCACTCGAAGCCGAGAAAGCGAACGGGCTCCCCGAGGTCCAAGCGACGACTGGACCAGGAAACCTCACTCGATCGGTGTTCGAAGTTATAAGAGAAGGATGTCCGCTCGAAGCGGTAATGGTCGCTCACGACTGGGAACAGACGTCCACGAGCCAGTGGCCGCTCAGTTACCGCAACGACTCAAGAAATTGGAGGCTCTCCAATCAGCGAGCGTACCGAGCAACGCCTGTCGCGGGCCCGCGATGA
- a CDS encoding family 16 glycosylhydrolase encodes MINLDRQPDRWFRIKKELRRIRDGRGNDLLSLTERQVAVDARHFDQDFVKDEDVDPYYTLADQLFVEPQPRTLPAKFELEAPIRMSRAEVAVAKSHINVWKRIAQGSEGYALILEDDVWFHPRLARRLDLAWKEIVSRSENDEPDDVIYISYKEAMHGAPKSFISKHVFRPVRGLWYLSGYILSKQGAEKLTNLLPCRGPIDLWMNHQFNALNVLATRRSIVEQITDGSSSNSYSILPTLSMIGAINSEGAALFNLRPTQLPVFAFGPANSGLSSLAMALSMLGYRCCSDLNELPFRETERLREGSVDRVFNAYVNVGCLEEICDELRLSYPNAKFIITAQLGDVSNLAISKLRAKLEGADVIVFDPCSISAWRTLCEYLKCAPPLCPFPSVDDLGQRLTDQVGRAPASAQKSSMPKQDQSPWIVERERRDWRGIQIMPPAPKDRMRWVDASSELDPLRWSVRSDTFPGNLALFRTRNVEFNGIDGATVHIRQENLGVRNYSAGAINSNDEYLYGRFESIFQACGVPGVVTGFFLHRNSPHQEIDIEIAGSAPGRLLTNVFYNPGDVGAPFDYGYRGSPSYIELGFDASKSMHKYVIEWTASEIRWLVDDKLIHRRVIWDPTPIPHQPMKLHFNTWPSRSTQLAGRLDTRLLPTMTHVRSIRASVYDLTALQDEATMPPSSDRPALSGASL; translated from the coding sequence GTGATCAACTTAGATCGCCAGCCAGATCGATGGTTTCGCATCAAGAAGGAGCTTAGGCGCATACGGGATGGGAGAGGCAATGATCTTCTCAGCCTCACGGAACGACAAGTGGCAGTAGATGCAAGGCATTTTGATCAGGATTTTGTCAAAGACGAAGACGTAGATCCATACTACACGTTAGCCGATCAGCTTTTTGTTGAGCCTCAGCCCCGTACTCTTCCCGCTAAGTTTGAGCTCGAAGCGCCGATCCGAATGAGTCGAGCAGAAGTCGCTGTTGCCAAATCGCACATCAACGTTTGGAAGCGAATTGCGCAAGGGTCAGAAGGATATGCTCTCATACTTGAGGATGACGTATGGTTTCATCCACGGCTCGCGCGACGTCTCGATCTTGCTTGGAAGGAGATTGTATCTAGGAGCGAAAATGATGAACCTGACGATGTAATCTACATTTCGTACAAGGAGGCGATGCATGGCGCGCCAAAATCTTTCATCTCAAAGCATGTATTCAGACCGGTGCGAGGGTTATGGTATTTATCGGGGTATATTCTTTCAAAGCAAGGCGCGGAAAAGCTTACAAATTTATTGCCTTGTCGCGGCCCAATCGATCTTTGGATGAACCATCAGTTCAATGCATTGAACGTATTGGCGACCAGACGCTCGATTGTCGAACAAATAACAGACGGAAGCTCATCCAACTCATATTCTATACTTCCAACCCTCTCTATGATCGGCGCGATAAACAGCGAGGGTGCGGCCCTTTTCAATCTACGCCCAACTCAACTGCCTGTGTTTGCATTCGGGCCGGCTAATTCGGGCCTGTCGTCCCTGGCAATGGCACTGTCCATGCTCGGATACCGATGCTGCAGCGATCTCAACGAACTGCCGTTCCGCGAGACGGAGCGGCTTCGGGAAGGCAGTGTTGATCGTGTTTTCAATGCTTACGTCAATGTGGGCTGCCTTGAAGAAATCTGCGACGAGCTTCGCCTCAGCTATCCGAACGCTAAGTTTATAATAACCGCACAATTAGGCGATGTATCTAACCTCGCTATATCAAAACTTAGAGCTAAATTAGAGGGTGCAGACGTAATTGTATTTGACCCGTGTAGCATAAGTGCGTGGCGAACTCTCTGCGAGTATCTGAAATGCGCGCCCCCTCTATGTCCATTTCCATCGGTTGATGATCTTGGGCAGCGGCTGACAGATCAAGTTGGTAGGGCGCCAGCCTCGGCCCAAAAGAGCTCAATGCCAAAGCAGGATCAGTCCCCATGGATTGTCGAGCGGGAGCGTCGCGACTGGCGTGGCATTCAGATCATGCCGCCGGCGCCTAAAGATAGGATGCGTTGGGTCGATGCTTCTAGCGAACTTGACCCACTGCGCTGGTCCGTCCGATCAGACACATTCCCTGGCAATTTAGCGCTGTTTCGCACCCGAAACGTCGAATTCAATGGCATCGATGGTGCGACGGTACATATTAGGCAGGAAAATCTTGGGGTTCGAAATTACAGTGCAGGCGCCATAAATAGTAATGATGAGTATCTATATGGGAGATTTGAATCAATATTTCAAGCTTGCGGCGTGCCGGGAGTTGTTACTGGATTCTTTTTACACAGAAACTCACCACATCAAGAAATCGATATTGAGATTGCCGGCAGTGCGCCGGGTCGCTTATTGACTAATGTCTTCTATAATCCGGGAGATGTCGGCGCTCCGTTCGACTACGGCTATCGAGGTTCTCCAAGTTACATTGAGCTGGGTTTCGATGCTTCTAAAAGCATGCATAAGTATGTGATCGAATGGACGGCGTCCGAGATCCGATGGCTGGTGGATGACAAATTGATTCATCGGCGCGTGATTTGGGATCCAACCCCAATTCCCCATCAGCCCATGAAATTACACTTTAACACTTGGCCCTCTCGCTCCACTCAGCTTGCGGGCCGTCTCGACACTCGCTTACTGCCAACCATGACCCACGTGCGATCGATACGAGCAAGTGTGTACGACCTAACCGCGCTTCAGGACGAAGCTACGATGCCCCCAAGCTCGGACCGCCCGGCCTTAAGCGGAGCTTCTTTGTGA
- a CDS encoding carbamoyltransferase C-terminal domain-containing protein — protein MKILSFNPGHDGAFAYLEDRRLVFSFEAEKSSNYRHSPINVPDAFEALAELQEIPDVLCRGGWWPGSAPHGREAMSTYHGHSSDELIVGKRSFLGKEVEYFSSSHERSHLLCAFGMSELPKGTPCYALLWEGIIGAFYEFDADLRIKKIADVMPEPGHRYALLYALADPTFDKSTAEFSRLSDAGKLMALASFSERKLPTSDEEAVISFLFQDIAHITPRACSALKESPYYNVGLDDPEFRNFAGIFSDRLFDRFHRFAEKNLKRGMPLLIVGGCGLNCDWNTKWKKTALFSDVFVPPVANDSGSAIGTAIDAQFYFTGDPKISWDVYSGKKFDFGGTVDMCDFDNLGSSVTTVSEMLASDLILGWVSSRCEIGPRALGNRSILAAPFRATTRERLNIIKQREQFRPIAPVCLEADAAQWFGCSEPSPFMLYTHQVSTNELKAVTHVNQTARIQTVSALSNPPLFDLLTAFKALTGYGVLCNTSLNFKHKGFINSISELSAYSMDHQLDGFVIDGKIYMRKSSGGYQKFLKDSH, from the coding sequence GTGAAAATACTATCCTTCAATCCCGGTCACGATGGCGCCTTCGCCTATCTTGAAGACCGGCGTTTGGTGTTTTCTTTTGAGGCTGAGAAAAGTTCAAACTACAGACATTCGCCAATAAACGTCCCCGATGCGTTCGAAGCGCTTGCTGAGCTACAAGAGATCCCCGACGTCTTATGTAGAGGCGGCTGGTGGCCGGGTAGCGCCCCACATGGGCGCGAAGCAATGTCGACATACCATGGTCATAGTAGCGATGAGTTGATCGTCGGCAAAAGAAGTTTTCTTGGAAAGGAAGTTGAATATTTTTCTTCGTCTCACGAGCGATCGCACCTTTTATGCGCATTTGGGATGTCTGAGCTGCCTAAGGGAACACCGTGCTACGCTTTACTTTGGGAAGGTATTATCGGTGCATTTTACGAATTTGACGCAGATTTAAGAATCAAGAAAATAGCTGATGTGATGCCTGAGCCTGGCCACCGCTATGCATTGCTTTATGCATTAGCAGACCCAACTTTTGACAAAAGCACTGCGGAATTTTCCCGCTTGTCTGATGCCGGCAAGTTAATGGCACTAGCCTCTTTCTCAGAAAGAAAATTGCCGACAAGCGACGAAGAAGCGGTTATATCATTCCTATTCCAGGACATCGCTCATATTACCCCTCGTGCTTGCAGTGCACTGAAGGAGTCGCCGTATTACAACGTAGGTCTCGATGATCCAGAATTTCGGAATTTCGCAGGTATATTCAGCGACCGATTGTTTGACCGCTTCCATCGGTTTGCAGAAAAAAATCTAAAACGGGGAATGCCACTGCTGATAGTGGGAGGGTGCGGTCTTAATTGCGATTGGAATACTAAGTGGAAAAAGACCGCCTTATTTAGTGACGTATTTGTACCTCCGGTCGCTAATGACTCGGGGTCTGCTATTGGCACTGCCATTGATGCGCAATTTTATTTTACCGGAGATCCGAAGATTTCTTGGGATGTATACTCTGGAAAGAAATTCGATTTCGGTGGGACTGTCGATATGTGTGACTTTGATAATTTGGGATCGAGCGTAACGACTGTTTCCGAAATGTTGGCCAGCGATCTAATATTGGGCTGGGTTAGCAGCCGATGTGAGATTGGGCCGCGCGCTTTAGGCAATCGGTCTATTTTAGCGGCGCCTTTTAGAGCCACTACCAGAGAGCGGTTGAATATTATCAAGCAGAGAGAACAGTTCCGTCCAATAGCTCCTGTATGCTTGGAAGCTGATGCTGCGCAATGGTTTGGCTGCAGTGAACCAAGCCCATTCATGCTTTACACCCACCAAGTCTCCACTAACGAGCTTAAAGCAGTTACGCATGTGAATCAAACTGCACGAATTCAGACGGTATCGGCGTTAAGCAACCCTCCACTGTTTGATCTGCTGACTGCGTTTAAAGCGCTGACAGGGTACGGGGTGCTGTGCAATACATCTCTTAATTTCAAGCACAAAGGTTTTATCAATTCGATTTCAGAACTGTCTGCTTACTCCATGGACCATCAGTTAGATGGGTTTGTAATTGATGGAAAAATATACATGCGAAAATCGTCGGGTGGATACCAAAAGTTTCTGAAGGACTCACATTGA
- a CDS encoding tyrosine-type recombinase/integrase: MRQPDLFRLPQKPWNAGRLIGPKAPLKPKHIWAIRQQLKTNAQVRDLAMFNCALDAKLRGCDLVKLRISDVAMGGSIRLRSTVMQQKTGRPVPFEITEPARDALAAWLRVRGGRPGDWLFPSRSVPGQHIGTRQYARLVDKWVCMIDLEPTAYGTHSLRRTKVSLIYKKTGNLRACQLLLGHGKLESTVRYLGIEVDDALALSEQLEI, translated from the coding sequence ATGCGCCAGCCCGACTTGTTCCGCTTACCCCAGAAGCCATGGAACGCCGGTCGTCTCATCGGACCCAAAGCGCCGTTGAAGCCGAAGCACATTTGGGCGATCCGTCAGCAGTTGAAGACCAACGCTCAGGTCCGCGACCTTGCGATGTTCAACTGCGCCCTCGACGCAAAGCTGCGCGGATGCGACTTGGTCAAACTCCGAATCAGCGACGTGGCCATGGGCGGATCGATCCGCCTGAGGTCGACGGTCATGCAGCAGAAGACCGGCCGACCGGTCCCATTCGAGATCACCGAGCCTGCGAGAGACGCGCTCGCGGCTTGGCTCCGAGTGAGGGGTGGTCGACCGGGTGACTGGCTGTTCCCAAGCCGGAGCGTGCCAGGCCAGCATATCGGAACGCGCCAGTACGCTCGGTTGGTCGACAAGTGGGTTTGTATGATTGACCTTGAGCCAACGGCCTATGGCACGCACAGCCTGCGCCGCACGAAGGTGTCGCTGATCTACAAGAAGACCGGCAACTTGAGGGCGTGCCAGTTGCTCCTGGGGCATGGAAAGCTCGAGAGCACGGTTCGCTACCTTGGCATCGAGGTCGACGACGCTCTGGCGCTGTCTGAGCAACTCGAGATTTGA
- a CDS encoding alpha-amylase family glycosyl hydrolase: MSDHRWWQRGVVYQIYPRSFQDTNGDGIGDLEGVRQRLDHLVTLGVDAVWLSPIFPSPMADFGYDVADYCGIDPIFGTLEHFDRLVAEVHARGLKLILDFVPNHSSDRHPWFVESRSGPSSPKRDWYIWRDPAPDGGPPNNWMSNFGGPAWTFDAASGQYYHHAFLTEQPDLNWRNPDVRRAMADVLRFWMARGVDGFRVDVIWHLVKDEAFRDNPSNPDWTEGAPDIGRYLPDFSADQPGVHDVVAELRGVIDEFDDRVLIGEIYLPVEKLVRYYGVDLLGAHLPFNFHLILTPWNARAIDALIRSYEAALPRGGWPNWVLGNHDQRRVASRIGGAQARIAAMLLLTLRGTPTIYYGDELGMTDVLVPHELARDPWELNEPGNGRDPARTPMPWDASLTGGFTDGAPWLPLGDTRDRNVASDTGDPKSMLSLQRALLALRRSEPALATGFWHPIEASGDVLVYARGVGPDARDIVVALNFCEAAATVRLDDGPLEVVLSTHLDRDVSEIAGEVVLRGNEGLITRIMPR, translated from the coding sequence TTGAGCGATCATCGCTGGTGGCAGCGCGGCGTTGTCTACCAGATCTATCCGCGCTCGTTCCAGGACACGAACGGCGACGGGATCGGCGATCTCGAAGGCGTGCGCCAGCGGCTCGACCATCTCGTCACGCTCGGCGTCGACGCCGTCTGGCTGTCGCCGATCTTCCCGTCGCCGATGGCGGATTTCGGCTACGACGTCGCCGACTATTGCGGGATCGACCCGATCTTCGGAACCCTTGAGCACTTCGACAGGCTGGTCGCGGAGGTCCATGCGCGCGGGCTGAAGCTCATCCTCGACTTCGTGCCGAACCACTCCTCCGACCGGCATCCGTGGTTCGTGGAAAGCCGCTCGGGACCCTCATCGCCGAAGCGCGACTGGTACATCTGGCGCGACCCGGCGCCGGACGGCGGGCCGCCCAACAACTGGATGAGCAACTTTGGAGGCCCGGCCTGGACGTTCGACGCCGCCAGCGGCCAGTACTACCACCACGCCTTCCTGACCGAGCAGCCGGACCTCAACTGGCGGAACCCTGACGTGCGGCGCGCGATGGCGGACGTGTTGCGGTTCTGGATGGCCCGCGGGGTTGACGGGTTCCGGGTCGACGTGATCTGGCACCTCGTCAAGGACGAGGCGTTCCGGGACAACCCGTCGAACCCGGACTGGACCGAGGGCGCGCCCGACATCGGCCGCTACCTGCCCGACTTCTCGGCCGACCAGCCCGGCGTCCACGACGTGGTCGCCGAACTGCGTGGCGTGATCGACGAATTCGACGACCGGGTGCTGATCGGCGAGATCTACCTGCCGGTCGAAAAGCTTGTTCGCTATTACGGCGTCGACCTGCTCGGCGCGCATCTGCCGTTCAACTTCCACCTCATCCTGACGCCGTGGAACGCGCGCGCGATCGACGCGCTGATCCGGTCCTATGAGGCCGCCCTGCCGCGGGGCGGCTGGCCGAACTGGGTGCTGGGCAATCACGACCAGCGCCGCGTGGCGAGCCGGATCGGCGGCGCTCAAGCGCGCATCGCCGCCATGCTGCTGCTGACGCTGCGCGGCACGCCGACGATTTATTACGGCGACGAGCTCGGCATGACGGACGTGCTCGTGCCGCATGAACTGGCCCGGGACCCTTGGGAGCTCAACGAGCCGGGCAACGGCCGCGACCCGGCGCGGACCCCGATGCCCTGGGACGCCTCCCTGACGGGCGGCTTCACCGACGGCGCGCCATGGCTTCCGCTCGGCGACACGCGCGACCGCAACGTCGCGTCGGATACCGGCGACCCGAAATCGATGCTTTCGCTGCAGCGCGCTTTGTTGGCGCTCCGCCGGAGCGAACCTGCGCTCGCGACAGGCTTCTGGCACCCGATCGAGGCGAGCGGCGACGTGCTCGTTTATGCTAGGGGCGTTGGTCCCGACGCGCGCGACATCGTCGTCGCACTCAACTTCTGCGAGGCGGCCGCGACTGTTCGGCTGGACGACGGCCCGCTCGAAGTCGTGCTTTCGACCCATCTCGATCGCGACGTATCGGAGATCGCGGGCGAGGTCGTCCTAAGAGGAAACGAGGGCCTCATCACCCGCATTATGCCTCGCTGA
- a CDS encoding xanthine dehydrogenase family protein molybdopterin-binding subunit, with amino-acid sequence MSNVHPYVGSAQPRVDGALKVTGRAKYAAEFFADDMVYAVAVPATIAKGRIVSIDVSAAKSAPGVIDVLTHHNRPELPESDEPYLKDMVAVPGSPFRPLKDDRVVYSGQAIALVVADTHENARYAASLVTAEFEAETPTVDVADARGEAYDTFEPRNGIPPPPPPRGDAEATFAGAEIKLRHDYRIAPEHHNPMELMATTVIWEGDGALTIHTKTQGVNNPKTYICAVLSLDPEKVTVNAPYVGGAFGMALRPHYDLLLATMTAIKLERSVRLVLTRGQMYTMGWRPDVLQTVALSAKQDGSLTSISHHAIQATSQYEDYQEPTVNWSGLIYDCPNVTLKYELAKVDTSTPSDMRAPGAALGVYALEVAMDELSYTLGMDPIELRLKNYADMDENDDKPFSSKELKAAYERGAERFGWKDRDPTPRSMRDGRELVGFGMATGCWEAMMQPHGARATLSADGKLEVACGTADIGTGMYTILAQIGADALAVDIDDVTTLVGDTSLPMAPPEGGSWGAASAGNAVRVACAALKEELLKAARGIDGSPLANAALDHVIFANGRISLVSDEEKFVTYGDAVRASGGAKVKAEGMFKPDEDFADKYASYTHSAVFAEVKVDEDLGVVRVTRIVSAIAAGKILNLATARSQILGGVVMGIGMALHEETKWDKRLGRVMNANLGEYHVPAHADIQNIDVIFVDEDDKANPLGVKGLGEIGIVGAAAAVANAVFHATGKRVRELPITIDKLL; translated from the coding sequence ATGTCGAACGTCCACCCTTACGTCGGCAGCGCGCAGCCGCGCGTCGACGGCGCGCTGAAGGTCACCGGCCGCGCGAAGTACGCCGCGGAGTTTTTCGCCGACGACATGGTCTACGCCGTCGCGGTCCCGGCCACTATCGCCAAGGGACGCATCGTCTCGATCGACGTGTCGGCCGCGAAATCCGCCCCGGGCGTCATCGACGTCCTGACGCATCACAATCGCCCGGAGCTTCCGGAGAGCGACGAACCTTATCTCAAGGACATGGTCGCGGTCCCCGGAAGCCCGTTCCGGCCGCTCAAGGACGATCGCGTGGTCTATAGCGGCCAGGCGATCGCGCTGGTGGTCGCGGACACGCATGAAAACGCGCGCTATGCGGCCTCGCTGGTAACGGCCGAATTTGAAGCCGAGACTCCGACCGTCGACGTCGCGGATGCGCGCGGCGAGGCCTACGATACGTTCGAGCCGCGCAACGGCATCCCCCCGCCCCCGCCGCCGCGCGGCGACGCCGAAGCGACGTTCGCGGGCGCGGAGATCAAGCTCCGACACGACTACCGGATCGCCCCGGAGCATCACAATCCGATGGAGCTGATGGCGACGACCGTCATCTGGGAGGGCGACGGAGCGCTGACGATCCACACCAAGACGCAAGGTGTGAACAACCCAAAGACCTATATCTGCGCGGTCCTAAGCCTCGATCCCGAGAAGGTCACCGTGAACGCGCCGTATGTCGGCGGCGCCTTCGGCATGGCGCTGCGGCCGCATTACGACCTGCTGCTCGCCACCATGACGGCGATCAAGCTCGAGCGCTCGGTGCGCCTCGTGCTGACCCGCGGCCAAATGTACACGATGGGCTGGCGACCGGATGTACTGCAGACGGTGGCTCTGTCGGCGAAACAAGACGGCTCGCTGACATCGATCAGCCACCACGCCATCCAGGCGACATCGCAATATGAGGACTATCAGGAGCCGACCGTGAACTGGTCGGGCCTGATCTACGACTGTCCCAACGTCACCCTCAAATACGAGCTTGCGAAAGTCGACACCTCGACGCCGTCCGACATGCGCGCGCCAGGCGCCGCGCTTGGCGTGTATGCGCTCGAGGTCGCGATGGATGAGCTGTCCTACACGCTCGGCATGGACCCGATTGAGCTGCGGCTCAAGAACTACGCCGACATGGACGAGAATGATGACAAGCCGTTCTCGTCCAAGGAGCTGAAGGCGGCCTACGAACGGGGTGCAGAGCGGTTCGGCTGGAAGGATCGCGATCCGACGCCGCGCTCGATGCGCGACGGCAGGGAACTCGTCGGTTTCGGGATGGCGACCGGCTGCTGGGAGGCGATGATGCAGCCGCACGGCGCACGGGCGACTCTCTCGGCGGACGGCAAGCTCGAGGTCGCGTGCGGCACCGCCGACATCGGCACCGGCATGTACACGATCCTCGCCCAGATCGGGGCCGACGCGCTCGCGGTCGACATCGACGACGTCACGACGCTGGTCGGCGACACATCGCTCCCGATGGCGCCGCCGGAGGGCGGCTCATGGGGCGCGGCTTCGGCCGGCAATGCGGTGCGGGTTGCGTGTGCGGCTCTCAAGGAAGAGCTGCTGAAAGCCGCTCGCGGGATCGACGGCTCCCCGCTCGCCAACGCCGCCCTCGACCACGTGATCTTCGCCAACGGCCGGATCTCGCTCGTCTCAGACGAAGAGAAATTTGTGACCTACGGGGACGCCGTTCGGGCGTCTGGCGGCGCGAAGGTGAAGGCCGAGGGCATGTTCAAGCCCGACGAAGACTTCGCGGACAAATACGCGTCCTACACGCACTCTGCAGTGTTCGCAGAGGTCAAGGTCGACGAGGACCTTGGGGTCGTGCGCGTCACGCGCATCGTCAGCGCGATCGCTGCCGGCAAGATCCTCAACCTCGCAACCGCCCGAAGCCAGATCCTCGGCGGCGTCGTGATGGGCATCGGCATGGCGCTCCACGAGGAGACCAAGTGGGACAAGCGGCTCGGCCGCGTGATGAATGCCAATCTCGGTGAGTATCACGTGCCGGCGCACGCCGACATTCAGAACATCGACGTGATCTTCGTGGACGAGGACGACAAGGCGAACCCGCTCGGCGTGAAGGGGCTCGGCGAGATCGGCATCGTGGGCGCCGCCGCCGCGGTCGCGAACGCGGTCTTCCACGCAACGGGCAAGCGCGTGCGGGAACTGCCGATCACGATCGACAAGCTGCTTTGA